A stretch of the Sphingobacterium thalpophilum genome encodes the following:
- a CDS encoding DUF3667 domain-containing protein has protein sequence MIHCKNCGTDVTSKFCPNCGQPAVLKRIDAHYITHEIEHVLHFERGILYTIRELITTPGKNIRHYISENRSRLVKPIIFIIVTSLIYSIITHIFHIEENYVRFYESKPSATASMYLWIQHHYGYANIIMGIFIAFWAKLFFRKYGYNIFEITILLCFTMGMTMLIYTVFALIEGITHKNSMIYGSILGFCYCVWSMGQFFDQSKITNYIKAIAAYLIGFITFTIAVFLIGTIIDTVFT, from the coding sequence ATGATTCATTGCAAAAACTGTGGCACTGATGTTACCTCTAAATTCTGCCCCAACTGCGGTCAACCAGCGGTACTCAAAAGAATTGACGCCCATTATATCACGCACGAGATTGAACATGTACTTCATTTTGAACGGGGCATTCTGTATACCATCCGTGAACTCATTACCACGCCAGGAAAAAATATAAGACATTACATTTCCGAAAACCGAAGCCGCTTAGTCAAACCTATTATTTTTATCATTGTCACCTCGTTGATATACTCCATTATTACCCATATTTTTCATATTGAGGAAAACTATGTCCGTTTTTACGAATCCAAACCTTCTGCGACAGCATCCATGTATCTATGGATACAGCATCACTATGGCTATGCAAACATCATTATGGGGATATTCATTGCTTTCTGGGCAAAACTGTTTTTTAGGAAATATGGCTACAATATTTTTGAAATTACCATACTTCTATGTTTCACAATGGGCATGACGATGCTAATCTATACAGTCTTTGCCTTGATTGAAGGAATTACACATAAGAATAGCATGATATATGGAAGCATACTCGGCTTCTGCTACTGTGTTTGGTCCATGGGGCAATTTTTCGATCAAAGTAAAATAACGAATTATATAAAAGCGATCGCCGCCTATCTTATTGGTTTTATAACCTTCACAATAGCTGTATTCCTTATCGGCACTATCATTGACACCGTATTTACCTAA
- a CDS encoding acyl carrier protein codes for MNRKELIDALRYIIEPYAVNDEAFSNLNEDTDFIHDLQINSANLVDVVLDIEEKFDVVIDNPDMERMLNVRAAIDIIQSKLQKKK; via the coding sequence ATGAACAGAAAAGAATTAATTGATGCATTGCGGTATATCATAGAGCCTTATGCGGTTAATGATGAAGCGTTTAGCAATCTGAATGAAGATACCGATTTTATTCATGATCTTCAGATTAATTCGGCCAACCTAGTCGATGTCGTATTGGATATAGAGGAAAAGTTTGACGTGGTCATCGACAATCCTGATATGGAGCGCATGCTTAACGTAAGAGCTGCTATTGATATCATACAGAGCAAGCTTCAGAAGAAAAAATGA
- a CDS encoding helix-turn-helix domain-containing protein: MPDYQPIRLKTISEFHALRGLPKPKHPLISIVDFEDMTKPAIGKESLLFDYYTISVKRNMDHKYKYGQHDYDFDEGMMFFMAPHQVLRVIREEQGKNPSGWMMMIHPDFFWNTTLATSIKRYDFFDYAVNEALFLSADEEIKVQQIIENIKQEYQMNIDRFSHNIIISQLETMFNYAQRFYQRQFMTRHKANHQFLEKLERLLNNYFDGDHVAQNGLPTVQFISEKLHMSPKYMRSLLKSLTGQTPRQLIHEKLVDKAKEKLSTTDLSVAEIAYRLGFEHSQSFNKLFKAKTDISPLEFRKSFYQ, from the coding sequence ATGCCAGACTATCAGCCGATAAGACTAAAGACCATATCTGAATTTCATGCTTTGCGCGGTTTACCGAAACCAAAGCATCCACTGATCAGTATTGTTGATTTTGAAGATATGACAAAGCCAGCCATAGGCAAGGAGAGTTTGTTATTTGATTATTATACGATTTCCGTCAAAAGAAATATGGATCATAAATACAAGTACGGACAGCATGATTACGATTTTGATGAAGGCATGATGTTCTTTATGGCGCCCCATCAGGTGTTGCGTGTGATAAGAGAAGAGCAGGGTAAAAATCCGTCTGGATGGATGATGATGATTCATCCAGACTTTTTTTGGAATACCACATTGGCAACATCAATTAAGAGGTACGATTTTTTTGATTATGCAGTTAACGAAGCGCTGTTCTTATCGGCGGATGAAGAAATAAAAGTTCAGCAGATTATCGAAAATATCAAACAGGAGTATCAGATGAACATAGATCGTTTCAGCCACAACATTATTATTTCTCAGCTTGAAACCATGTTCAATTATGCACAGCGCTTCTATCAGCGTCAATTTATGACCCGCCATAAGGCGAATCATCAATTTTTAGAGAAACTGGAAAGGTTGCTGAATAACTATTTTGATGGTGACCATGTCGCTCAGAATGGCCTTCCGACCGTACAGTTTATTTCCGAGAAGCTGCATATGTCGCCCAAATACATGCGTAGTCTACTCAAATCGCTAACCGGGCAAACTCCGCGACAACTGATCCACGAAAAATTAGTTGACAAGGCCAAAGAAAAACTTTCCACCACGGACCTGTCAGTCGCTGAGATCGCATACCGTTTGGGTTTTGAACATTCACAGTCTTTCAATAAGCTATTTAAGGCAAAGACGGATATTTCACCACTGGAATTTCGGAAGTCATTTTATCAGTAA
- a CDS encoding very short patch repair endonuclease, with the protein MGNYEEEADKIHVPRFEEAAGFYTSPTRSFNMSKIRSRNSKPELILRKALWAKNIRFRLHDKSLPGTPDIVIKKYKLAIFVDGEFWHGFDWKNNKERIKSNQLFWIPKIERNMQKDRRVNKALRDMDYVVFRFWTQDILRNLPKVLNQIELFLETRRLWP; encoded by the coding sequence ATGGGGAACTACGAAGAGGAAGCAGATAAAATACATGTCCCACGTTTTGAGGAAGCTGCCGGTTTCTATACGAGCCCGACACGCAGCTTCAACATGTCCAAAATCAGAAGTCGCAATTCAAAGCCGGAATTAATACTACGAAAAGCATTGTGGGCTAAAAACATACGATTTCGTTTGCACGATAAATCTCTTCCTGGAACTCCGGATATTGTCATTAAAAAATATAAACTCGCCATATTCGTAGATGGAGAATTCTGGCATGGCTTTGACTGGAAAAATAATAAAGAGCGTATCAAATCCAATCAGCTTTTCTGGATTCCGAAGATCGAACGTAATATGCAAAAAGACAGACGTGTCAACAAAGCCCTGCGCGATATGGATTACGTCGTTTTCAGATTCTGGACACAGGACATTCTCAGAAATCTTCCTAAAGTGCTCAATCAAATTGAGTTGTTTCTCGAAACTAGGAGGCTCTGGCCATAA
- a CDS encoding response regulator transcription factor: MKSFEFVSGNPLFLAGLSPGEVMEMGYSFYQKYVPLTDFEMLININNAGFSFYETIPVEDRKLYVISYDFQIQDASKKYILINHKLTPFFLTEEGKIWKAMCIVSLSSNISSGNVTIEKLHSDLIWHLDLSTNKWVANTRVNLTQREIEILRYYHRGLNIHETSKKIFISIDTVKFHRRKLFEKLGVSNMSEALAFALNNRLL, encoded by the coding sequence ATGAAATCATTTGAATTTGTTTCTGGCAACCCTTTATTTCTGGCTGGTTTAAGTCCAGGGGAAGTGATGGAAATGGGTTATAGTTTTTATCAAAAATATGTCCCATTAACGGATTTTGAGATGCTTATCAACATTAACAATGCTGGTTTCAGCTTTTATGAGACAATACCGGTGGAGGATCGGAAGCTGTATGTTATCTCTTATGATTTTCAAATCCAGGATGCGAGCAAAAAATATATTTTAATCAATCATAAGCTGACTCCGTTTTTTTTAACCGAAGAAGGGAAGATATGGAAAGCCATGTGTATCGTATCCTTATCTTCTAACATATCTTCGGGGAATGTCACGATAGAGAAACTCCATTCGGATTTGATATGGCATCTCGATCTTTCGACAAATAAATGGGTAGCTAATACACGAGTTAACCTTACACAACGGGAAATAGAGATTTTACGTTATTATCACAGGGGTCTTAATATTCACGAAACGTCTAAAAAGATATTCATTTCGATAGACACGGTAAAATTCCACCGTCGGAAGCTATTTGAAAAGTTAGGTGTGAGTAACATGAGTGAAGCTTTGGCTTTCGCCTTAAACAATAGATTGTTGTAA
- a CDS encoding 4'-phosphopantetheinyl transferase family protein — MIGNDVVDLVQSRRESNWTRPGFMSKLFTDSEQLLVADSKDSELTVWLLWSMKEAAYKIWHRHNRIRKFMPKQLVCSLIKLSSHYAWGKVTCGESIFYTVTMISADLIHSIAVDDLANFSQVKEIEKAKILKDPDGIPYFLVPDRREPLAVSVSHHGRFEKLVALFAV, encoded by the coding sequence ATGATCGGGAATGATGTCGTTGATTTAGTCCAATCCCGTCGTGAAAGTAACTGGACTCGCCCAGGATTTATGTCGAAGCTTTTTACAGACAGCGAACAGTTGTTGGTCGCTGATAGCAAAGATTCGGAGCTCACGGTATGGTTGCTGTGGAGTATGAAAGAAGCTGCTTATAAAATATGGCATCGGCATAACAGGATTAGAAAATTCATGCCCAAACAGTTGGTGTGTTCCTTGATCAAGTTGTCTAGCCATTATGCATGGGGTAAGGTAACCTGCGGTGAATCAATTTTCTATACTGTGACTATGATTAGTGCCGATCTGATACATAGCATTGCCGTTGATGATCTGGCCAACTTCAGTCAAGTTAAGGAGATTGAAAAGGCTAAAATTCTGAAAGATCCAGATGGTATTCCCTATTTTTTAGTGCCTGATCGGAGAGAACCTTTGGCGGTTTCAGTAAGCCATCATGGTCGTTTTGAAAAGTTAGTTGCTCTTTTTGCAGTTTGA
- a CDS encoding SDR family oxidoreductase, translating to MNVFVTGATGFVGTAVVHELLTAGHTVLGLARSAASAEKLVEMGASVHHGDLTDFQSLKSGAAMSDAVIHLGFVHDFSRFEEMCALDKEVIRAIGDTLLGTSKPFIVTSGTALFSRPGITTEQDVSTNIPNPRIATENAADEMAAKGVNIAVIRLSPSVHGRGDRIGFVPLLIKAAREKGVSAMIHQGNNVWPAVHRLDAAALYRLALEKPFEKGIRYHAVAEQGVPFRSIAVAIAEQLEIPLVSLNEQEATQHFGWLTHFAELDNLTSSEQTKKYLGWIPQYPTLLHDLKKGDYFTPMQ from the coding sequence ATGAACGTATTTGTTACAGGCGCTACCGGTTTCGTCGGAACCGCGGTAGTACATGAATTATTAACTGCTGGCCATACTGTTCTGGGATTGGCTAGGTCAGCAGCATCAGCAGAGAAATTGGTGGAGATGGGCGCATCAGTTCATCACGGTGACTTAACCGATTTTCAAAGTTTAAAATCCGGAGCGGCGATGTCAGATGCTGTCATTCATTTGGGGTTTGTTCACGATTTTAGCCGCTTTGAAGAGATGTGTGCCCTAGATAAGGAAGTGATCCGTGCGATCGGAGACACATTGCTGGGAACCAGCAAGCCTTTTATCGTGACCTCCGGAACAGCTTTATTTTCTAGGCCCGGTATAACCACTGAACAGGATGTTTCTACCAACATTCCGAATCCAAGAATTGCTACAGAAAATGCTGCCGATGAAATGGCAGCAAAAGGTGTCAACATTGCTGTTATCAGATTGTCGCCATCCGTCCACGGCAGGGGCGACCGCATAGGTTTTGTTCCATTACTGATCAAAGCTGCGCGGGAAAAAGGTGTTTCGGCGATGATCCATCAAGGAAATAATGTCTGGCCGGCAGTCCACCGTTTAGATGCAGCAGCGCTATACCGTCTGGCTTTAGAAAAACCTTTTGAAAAAGGGATACGTTATCATGCCGTTGCCGAACAAGGCGTCCCCTTCCGATCGATTGCGGTAGCTATTGCCGAGCAATTGGAGATTCCGCTCGTTTCCCTTAACGAACAAGAGGCGACACAACATTTCGGGTGGCTTACACACTTTGCAGAGTTGGATAATCTGACATCGAGTGAGCAGACCAAAAAATATTTGGGCTGGATTCCTCAATATCCAACTTTATTGCACGATCTAAAGAAGGGTGATTATTTTACTCCAATGCAATAA